Proteins from a single region of Fundulus heteroclitus isolate FHET01 chromosome 12, MU-UCD_Fhet_4.1, whole genome shotgun sequence:
- the znf367 gene encoding zinc finger protein 367: MADSKHPHVIFCNDSPKRVLVSVIKTPIKPRKLEGLTPTSPGFSDFMVYPWKWGENAHNVTLSPGSASGDASPTGSQTAREADSAPSPDQIKDGIRRGRPRADTVRELISEGETSSSRIRCNICNRVFPREKSLQAHKRTHTGERPYLCDYPNCGKAFVQSGQLKTHQRLHTGEKPFVCSEKGCGSRFTHANRHCPKHPFSRLNREEPKAGVGKAQSVDNKAVAEWLAKYWETREQRAPTTIKTKPQGKARPEDQEQQDPMRFLHSDEENGEEPEAAEEEKANAGGGAARRRLQEQRERLHGALALIELANNLSP; the protein is encoded by the exons ATGGCCGACAGCAAGCACCCGCACGTCATTTTCTGCAACGACTCGCCCAAAAGGGTTTTGGTGTCTGTCATCAAGACTCCGATCAAGCCCAGGAAGCTGGAGGGCCTGACTCCGACGAGCCCGGGTTTCAGCGACTTCATGGTCTACCCCTGGAAGTGGGGAGAGAACGCCCACAATGTGACCCTGAGCCCGGGCTCTGCGAGCGGGGACGCGTCCCCGACCGGGTCACAGACAGCCAGGGAGGCGGACAGCGCTCCGTCTCCTGATCAGATCAAG GATGGTATCCGCAGAGGCCGGCCACGGGCAGACACGGTCCGGGAGCTGATAAGCGAGGGCGAGACCTCCTCCAGCCGCATCCGCTGCAACATCTGCAACCGGGTGTTCCCCAGAGAGAAGTCCCTGCAGGCTCATAAGAGGACACACACAG GAGAGAGACCCTATCTGTGCGACTACCCCAACTGTGGCAAGGCGTTTGTCCAGAGCGGCCAGCTGAAGACTCACCAGCGGCTGCACACCGGGGAAAAACCCTTTGTCTGCTCAGAGAAAG GATGTGGCAGTCGGTTCACCCATGCCAACCGCCACTGCCCCAAGCATCCTTTCTCCCGTCTGAACAGAGAGGAACCGAAGGCGGGTGTGGGAAAGGCTCAGTCTGTGGACAACAAGGCGGTGGCAGAGTGGCTGGCTAA GTACTGGGAAACCCGCGAGCAGCGCGCTCCCACGACCATCAAGACGAAGCCGCAGGGCAAGGCGAGGCCGGAGGACCAGGAGCAGCAGGATCCCATGAGGTTCCTCCACTCTGACGAGGAGAACGGGGAAGAGCCGGAGGCCGCGGAGGAAGAGAAGGCTAATGCTGGGGGCGGGGCGGCCAGGCGACGCCTTCAGGAGCAGAGGGAGCGTCTCCACGGCGCTCTGGCCCTCATCGAGCTGGCCAACAACCTGTCTCCCTGA
- the LOC105931383 gene encoding intracellular hyaluronan-binding protein 4 encodes MLQAAFGCAVANRFGNLLDDEADPFDLISEVEKEKKKKKKEDEDKKGKQKKPGQKESQRNRRVPVAPDPVPGRMQQGCLPLVAEGRDRAEAPKSRKRGGAAVQGRLNQEGPLEFSIPKPSYNEASDFSGRGEFSGRRGARGGGYSRNSDNFYQRGKRDYDRHDGTGISSEEKRGGRGPWNWGNAVEAASEMEVTTDAGVKTEESQSTLEETPNQVTDEDNEMVVQVAMEMTLDEWKAMQEENRPKAEFNIRKAQDKIPSKAKVIHQSKHLESTKETVEEIEEEANFFRRSMNDITTMLDINFGTLGRPSRGGRGRGARGGQSVRPEQARPVYEREDEMAPNPDDPEDFPALSAGR; translated from the exons atgctgcaagCCGCCTTCGGGTGCGCAGTGGCGAACAGGTTCGGGAATCTTCTGGACGACGAAGCTGACCCGTTCGACCTGATCAGCGAGgtggagaaggagaagaagaaaaagaagaaggaagatGAGGACAAGAAGGGCAAGCAGAAGAAACCCGGGCAGAAGGAATCCCAGAGGAACAGACGTGTCCCGGTCGCTCCGGACCCGGTTCCAG GGCGAATGCAGCAGGGATGTCTGCCATTAGTGGCGGAGGGCAGAGACAGAGCCGAGGCCCCAAAGAGCAGGAAGAGAGGAGGTGCTGCAGTCCAAGGGAGACTCAACCAAGAGGGACCGCTGGAGTTTTCAATCCCAAA GCCATCCTATAACGAAGCCTCTGACTTCAGCGGCAGAGGGGAGTTCAGTGGCCGGAGAGGAGCAAGAGGCGGGGGATACTCCAGGAACTCTGATAACTTTTATCAGAGAGGCAAGAGAGATTATGACCGGCATGATGGAAC AGGGATCTCTTCTGAAGAGAAGCGAGGAGGCAGAGGCCCCTGGAACTGGGGCAATGCTGTGGAAGCTGCAAG TGAAATGGAGGTAACCACAGATGCTGGTGTCAAAACTGAGGAGTCACAATCAACTCTGGAGGAGACGCCAAATCA AGTGACTGATGAGGACAACGAGATGGTGGTCCAGGTTGCCATGGAGATGACCCTGGATGAGTGGAAGgccatgcaggaggagaacCGTCCCAAAGCGGAGTTCAATATCCGTAAAGCACAGGATAAGATTCCCTCCAAAGCGAAGGTCATTCACCAGTCAAAGCACCTGGAG AGCACAAAGGAGACTGTAGAGGAGATTGAGGAAGAAGCAAACTTCTTTCGCAGGTCCATGAATGACATCACCACCATGTTGGACATAAACTTTGGGACTCTTGGACGGCCCAGTCGTGGGGGCCGAGGAAGAGGAGCACGAGGAGGTCAAAGCGTTCGCCCAGAACAAGCCAGACCTGTATATGAAAGG GAGGATGAAATGGCACCTAATCCTGATGACCCAGAGGACTTTCCCGCCCTatcagcaggaagatga